The Pseudopipra pipra isolate bDixPip1 chromosome 6, bDixPip1.hap1, whole genome shotgun sequence genome includes a region encoding these proteins:
- the CALM1 gene encoding calmodulin-1, with product MADQLTEEQIAEFKEAFSLFDKDGDGTITTKELGTVMRSLGQNPTEAELQDMINEVDADGNGTIDFPEFLTMMARKMKDTDSEEEIREAFRVFDKDGNGYISAAELRHVMTNLGEKLTDEEVDEMIREADIDGDGQVNYEEFVQMMTAK from the exons ATG GCTGATCAACTGACTGAAGAACAGATTGCTG AATTCAAGGAAGCCTTTTCCCTATTTGACAAAGATGGTGATGGTACTATCACAACAAAAGAACTGGGGACTGTCATGAGGTCACTGGGTCAAAATCCAACAGAAGCAGAATTGCAGGATATGATCAATGAGGTAGATGCTGATG GCAATGGCACTATCGACTTCCCTGAATTTTTAACCATGATGGCCAGAAAAATGAAGGACACAGACAGCGAGGAAGAAATCCGTGAGGCATTCCGAGTCTTTGACAAG GATGGCAATGGCTATATCAGTGCAGCAGAACTACGTCATGTTATGACAAACTTAGGAGAAAAGCTAACAGACGAAGAAGTAGATGAAATGATCAGAGAAGCAGACATTGATGGGGATGGGCAAGTCAACTATGAAG aaTTCGTACAGATGATGACTGCAAAGTGA